A genomic window from Hippocampus zosterae strain Florida chromosome 13, ASM2543408v3, whole genome shotgun sequence includes:
- the LOC127613817 gene encoding nucleoredoxin-like protein 1 yields MMVDLFVDRVLVKNNRDQDELDTEHEIAIRLQNRILMLFFASTACDRCRQFAPKLSDFFTRLTDEFYVDRSAQLVLLYISLDQSEEHQYDFLKQLPKKCLFLAYEDPYRRELEEMFNIKELPTVVVLRPNCSVLTPNAVDEIIRLGPACYRNWQEAAELIDRNFMITEDFQEKSICSFTAPVRRLKYKVEDEKKRNKKRIPGVVGENANVDGQGGWSPW; encoded by the exons ATGATGGTGGACCTGTTCGTCGATCGGGTCCTGGTGAAGAATAACAGGGACCAGGATGAGCTGGACACTGAACATGAGATTGCCATTCGCCTGCAGAACCGCATCCTGATGCTTTTCTTTGCTTCTACTGCATGTGACAGATGTCGACAGTTTGCACCCAAACTCAGTGACTTCTTCACACGCTTGACAGATGAGTTCTATGTGGATCGCTCTGCTCAACTGGTCCTCCTGTACATCAG TTTGGACCAATCGGAAGAACATCAGTACGACTTCCTCAAACAGCTGCCCAAAAAGTGCCTGTTCCTCGCCTATGAGGACCCCTACAGGAG GGAGCTGGAGGAAATGTTTAACATCAAGGAGCTTCCCACAGTAGTGGTCCTACGTCCCAATTGCTCCGTCCTCACCCCAAACGCAGTAGATGAGATCATCCGCCTCGGTCCGGCCTGCTACCGCAACTGGCAGGAAGCGGCAGAGCTCATCGACAGGAACTTCATGATTACTGAGGACTTTCAAGAGAAGTCCATTTGTAGCTTCACTGCCCCCGTGAGAAGACTCAAGTACAAGGTGGAGGACGAGAAGAAAAGGAACAAGAAAAGAATACCGGGTGTAGTTGGAGAGAATGCAAATGTGGATGGACAGGGAGGATGGTCACCATGGTGA